One part of the Drosophila teissieri strain GT53w chromosome 3R, Prin_Dtei_1.1, whole genome shotgun sequence genome encodes these proteins:
- the LOC122621645 gene encoding MD-2-related lipid-recognition protein-like: MLRLSSLQAIAYAIAIAIVLISASATAEVVNFEPCADSVDTCTIQQVRVSPCPEALSSAACHIRRKHNSEMSFDFTPHFDADTLNATLGWAKSETVELPLLTMDREACKYTPCPVRSGVKQTYTALVPIEAKFPLSPYTIRWALKDPVSQKRCCFTIDIKVVR, encoded by the coding sequence ATGTTGCGTCTCAGCTCGCTGCAGGCTATCGCCtacgccatcgccatcgctaTCGTCCTGATCTCGGCATCCGCTACCGCCGAGGTGGTCAACTTCGAGCCCTGTGCGGACAGCGTGGACACCTGCACGATCCAGCAGGTGAGGGTGTCCCCCTGCCCCGAGGCCCTCTCCAGTGCGGCTTGCCACATCCGGCGCAAGCACAACAGCGAGATGAGCTTCGACTTCACGCCCCACTTCGATGCCGACACCCTGAACGCCACCTTGGGCTGGGCCAAGAGCGAGACCGTGGAGCTGCCCCTGCTCACCATGGACCGCGAAGCCTGCAAGTACACGCCCTGTCCCGTGCGCTCCGGAGTGAAGCAGACGTACACCGCCCTGGTGCCCATCGAGGCCAAGTTCCCCCTGAGTCCCTACACCATTCGCTGGGCTCTCAAGGATCCGGTTTCGCAGAAGCGCTGCTGCTTCACCATCGACATCAAGGTGGTGCGCTGA
- the LOC122621642 gene encoding uncharacterized protein LOC122621642, which translates to MSSPTTFDRSMLVEYSAAFMYYIEKHKLMEVMSRLLAEISVADGVTDVRRWMGENITRIGVEIYTKSLDAFQRGVKADFYQLPRNFYHRIVLHGKPGSGRRSLAHVLAQRWNLLVLDADVLAYHSINKADQDEHSRLLQEAIEKDCVYKRSQAVGNLIQNRLLQEDALHRGWLLINYPNNKCEAEELFEGFTVPPNRFVFLQVDERMARMRILLNSYSPGPQAHVSFLDRQMAQFRKSEPALNAYLSQRREVVYVDASPCFEQVKCEIISELTKTPYVLGKKYGEANAKI; encoded by the coding sequence ATGTCCTCGCCCACCACTTTCGACCGATCCATGCTGGTGGAGTACAGCGCCGCATTCATGTACTACATTGAGAAGCACAAGCTGATGGAGGTGATGAGTCGCCTGCTGGCCGAGATTTCCGTGGCGGATGGCGTGACGGATGTGCGCAGATGGATGGGCGAGAATATAACCAGGATCGGCGTGGAGATATACACCAAATCGCTGGACGCCTTCCAGCGGGGAGTGAAAGCTGATTTCTACCAGCTGCCGAGGAACTTCTACCACCGCATAGTGCTGCACGGCAAGCCGGGATCAGGACGAAGGTCCTTGGCACACGTGCTAGCGCAGCGCTGGAACCTGCTGGTGCTGGATGCCGATGTCCTGGCCTATCACAGCATCAACAAAGCGGACCAGGATGAGCACTCCCGACTGCTGCAGGAAGCCATTGAAAAGGATTGTGTGTACAAACGGTCGCAGGCAGTGGGCAATCTCATCCAGAACAGACTCCTGCAGGAGGACGCCCTGCACAGGGGTTGGTTGCTGATCAATTACCCCAACAATAAGTGCGAAGCTGAGGAGCTCTTCGAGGGCTTCACTGTGCCCCCGAATCGATTTGTCTTCCTGCAAGTCGACGAGCGCATGGCTCGCATGCGAATCCTGCTCAATAGCTACTCGCCAGGACCTCAGGCTCACGTCAGTTTCCTGGACCGTCAGATGGCCCAGTTCCGCAAAAGCGAACCTGCCCTAAACGCCTACCTCAGCCAGCGCAGGGAGGTGGTCTATGTGGATGCCTCACCTTGTTTCGAGCAAGTCAAATGTGAGATCATCTCCGAACTGACCAAAACTCCCTATGTGCTGGGTAAGAAGTACGGCGAGGCAAATGCCAAAATCTGA
- the LOC122621646 gene encoding MD-2-related lipid-recognition protein-like, with product MLRLSSLLTIAFAVVLSSVAVFVSAEVVNFLTCEDSVDTCAIQQVRVTPCPEATANAACHIRRRHRFTMSFDFTPRFDADSLNATLGWAKSENVELPLLSMDREACKYTPCPVRSGVTQTYTTTMPADARFPLSPYTIRWALKDPVSEKRCCFTIDIKVVR from the coding sequence ATGTTGCGTTTGAGCTCGCTCCTGACCATCGCCTTTGCCGTGGTGCTGTCCTCCGTCGCCGTTTTCGTCTCCGCGGAGGTAGTCAACTTCCTGACTTGCGAGGATAGCGTGGACACCTGTGCGATTCAGCAGGTGCGGGTGACGCCCTGTCCGGAGGCCACTGCCAATGCCGCTTGCCACATCCGCCGCAGGCACCGCTTCACGATGAGCTTCGACTTCACGCCCCGCTTCGATGCCGACTCCCTGAATGCCACCTTGGGTTGGGCCAAGAGCGAGAACGTGGAGCTGCCACTGCTGAGCATGGACCGGGAGGCCTGCAAGTACACACCCTGCCCCGTGAGATCCGGAGTCACCCAGACGTACACCACCACCATGCCCGCCGATGCCAGGTTCCCGCTGAGTCCCTACACCATCCGCTGGGCTCTGAAGGATCCGGTTTCGGAGAAGCGCTGCTGCTTCACCATCGACATCAAGGTGGTGCGCTAG